One window of Zalophus californianus isolate mZalCal1 chromosome 3, mZalCal1.pri.v2, whole genome shotgun sequence genomic DNA carries:
- the COPS8 gene encoding COP9 signalosome complex subunit 8 isoform X2 yields the protein MPVAVMAESAFSFKKLLDQCENQELEAPGGIATPPVYGQLLALYLLHNDMNNARYLWKRIPPAIKSANSELGGIWSVGQRIWQRDFPGIYTTINAHQWSETVQPIMEALRDATRRRAFALVSQAYTSIIADDFAAFVGLPVEEAVKVTGALDVSFNRFIPLSEPAPVPPIPNEQQLARLTDYVAFLEN from the exons ATGCCAGTGGCGGTGATGGCGGAAAGTGCCTTTAGTTTCAAAAAGTTGCTGGATCAGTGCGAGAACCAGGAGCTCGAG GCTCCTGGAGGAATTGCTACTCCCCCAGTGTATGGTCAGCTGTTAGCTTTATATCTGCTTCACAATGACAT GAATAATGCAAGATATCTTTGGAAACGGATACCACCTGCTATAAAATCT GCAAATTCTGAACTTGGGGGAATTTGGTCAGTAGGACAAAGAATCTGGCAGAGAGATTTCCCTGGGATCTATACGACCATCAACGCACACCAGTGGTCTGAGACGGTCCAGCCAATCATGGAAGCACTTAGAG ATGCAACGAGGAGAAGGGCCTTCGCCCTGGTCTCTCAAGCCTACACCTCCATCATTGCAGACGACTTCGCTGCCTTTGTCGGGCTCCCCGTGGAAGAGGCCGTGAAAG TTACAGGGGCCCTGGATGTGTCCTTTAACCGGTTTAttcctttatcag AGCCTGCCCCGGTGCCCCCGATCCCCAACGAACAGCAGTTAGCCAGACTGACCGATTATGTGGCTTTCCTCGAAAACTGA
- the COPS8 gene encoding COP9 signalosome complex subunit 8 isoform X1, producing MPVAVMAESAFSFKKLLDQCENQELEAPGGIATPPVYGQLLALYLLHNDMNNARYLWKRIPPAIKSANSELGGIWSVGQRIWQRDFPGIYTTINAHQWSETVQPIMEALRDATRRRAFALVSQAYTSIIADDFAAFVGLPVEEAVKGILEQGWQADSTTRMVMPKKPVTGALDVSFNRFIPLSEPAPVPPIPNEQQLARLTDYVAFLEN from the exons ATGCCAGTGGCGGTGATGGCGGAAAGTGCCTTTAGTTTCAAAAAGTTGCTGGATCAGTGCGAGAACCAGGAGCTCGAG GCTCCTGGAGGAATTGCTACTCCCCCAGTGTATGGTCAGCTGTTAGCTTTATATCTGCTTCACAATGACAT GAATAATGCAAGATATCTTTGGAAACGGATACCACCTGCTATAAAATCT GCAAATTCTGAACTTGGGGGAATTTGGTCAGTAGGACAAAGAATCTGGCAGAGAGATTTCCCTGGGATCTATACGACCATCAACGCACACCAGTGGTCTGAGACGGTCCAGCCAATCATGGAAGCACTTAGAG ATGCAACGAGGAGAAGGGCCTTCGCCCTGGTCTCTCAAGCCTACACCTCCATCATTGCAGACGACTTCGCTGCCTTTGTCGGGCTCCCCGTGGAAGAGGCCGTGAAAG GTATATTAGAACAAGGATGGCAAGCGGACTCCACCACAAGAATGGTTATGCCCAAAAAGCCAG TTACAGGGGCCCTGGATGTGTCCTTTAACCGGTTTAttcctttatcag AGCCTGCCCCGGTGCCCCCGATCCCCAACGAACAGCAGTTAGCCAGACTGACCGATTATGTGGCTTTCCTCGAAAACTGA
- the LOC113920146 gene encoding L-lactate dehydrogenase A chain-like isoform X1, with protein sequence MATLKDHLIQNLLKEEHTPQDKITVVGVGAVGMACAISILMKDLADELALVDVMEDKLKGEMMDLQHGSLFLRTPKIVSGKDYNVTANSKLVIITAGARQQEGESHLNLIQCNVNIFKSIIPNIVKYSPNCKLLVVSNPVDILTYVAWKISGLPKNRVIGSGCNLDSARFRYLMGERLGVHPLSCHGWVLGEHGDSSVPVWSGVNVAGVSLKNLHPDLGTDADKEQWKEVHKQVVDSAYEVIKLKGYTSWAIGLSVADLAESIMKNLRRVHPISTMIKGLYGIKDDVFLSVPCILGQNGISDVVKVTLTSEEEARLKKSADTLWGIQKELQF encoded by the coding sequence ATGGCAACTCTCAAAGATCACCTGATTCAGAATCTTCTTAAGGAAGAACATACCCCCCAGGATAAGATCACAGTTGTTGGGGTTGGTGCTGTTGGCATGGCTTGTGCCATCAGTATCTTAATGAAGGACTTGGCAGATGAACTTGCTCTTGTTGATGTCATGGAAGACAAACTGAAGGGAGAGATGATGGATCTCCAGCATGGCAGCCTTTTCCTTAGAACACCAAAAATTGTCTCTGGCAAAGATTATAACGTGACTGCAAACTCCAAGCTGGTTATTATCACAGCTGGGGCACGTcagcaagagggagaaagccATCTTAATTTGATCCAGTGTAACGTGAACATCTTTAAGTCCATCATTCCTAATATCGTAAAATATAGCCCAAACTGCAAGTTGCTTGTCGTTTCCAATCCAGTGGATATCTTGACCTATGTGGCTTGGAAGATAAGTGGCCTTCCCAAAAACCGTGTCATTGGAAGTGGTTGCAATCTGGATTCAGCCCGGTTCCGTTACCTAATGGGGGAAAGACTGGGAGTTCACCCATTAAGCTGTCACGGGTGGGTCCTTGGGGAGCATGGAGACTCCAGTGTGCCTGTATGGAGTGGAGTGAACGTTGCTGGTGTCTCTCTGAAGAATCTGCACCCTGACTTAGGCACTGATGCAGATAAGGAACAGTGGAAAGAGGTTCACAAACAGGTGGTTGACAGTGCCTATGAGGTGATCAAACTGAAAGGCTACACCTCCTGGGCCATTGGACTGTCTGTGGCAGATCTGGCCGAAAGTATAATGAAGAATCTTAGGCGGGTGCATCCAATTTCCACCATGATTAAGGGTCTCTATGGAATTAAAGATGATGTCTTCCTTAGTGTCCCTTGCATCTTGGGACAGAATGGAATTTCAGATGTTGTGAAGGTGACTCTGACTTCTGAGGAGGAGGCCCGTTTGAAGAAGAGTGCAGATACACTTTGGGGGATCCAAAAGGAGCtgcagttttaa
- the LOC113920146 gene encoding L-lactate dehydrogenase A chain-like isoform X2 has product MATLKDHLIQNLLKEEHTPQDKITVVGVGAVGMACAISILMKDLADELALVDVMEDKLKGEMMDLQHGSLFLRTPKIVSGKDYNVTANSKLVIITAGARQQEGESHLNLIQCNVNIFKSIIPNIVKYSPNCKLLVVSNPVDILTYVAWKISGLPKNRVIGSGCNLDSARFRYLMGERLGVHPLSCHGWVLGEHGDSSVPVWSGVNVAGVSLKNLHPDLGTDADKEQWKECRYTLGDPKGAAVLKFSNVPLHCLDYSRILVGDCAYCPYYLICYSSNIKMA; this is encoded by the exons ATGGCAACTCTCAAAGATCACCTGATTCAGAATCTTCTTAAGGAAGAACATACCCCCCAGGATAAGATCACAGTTGTTGGGGTTGGTGCTGTTGGCATGGCTTGTGCCATCAGTATCTTAATGAAGGACTTGGCAGATGAACTTGCTCTTGTTGATGTCATGGAAGACAAACTGAAGGGAGAGATGATGGATCTCCAGCATGGCAGCCTTTTCCTTAGAACACCAAAAATTGTCTCTGGCAAAGATTATAACGTGACTGCAAACTCCAAGCTGGTTATTATCACAGCTGGGGCACGTcagcaagagggagaaagccATCTTAATTTGATCCAGTGTAACGTGAACATCTTTAAGTCCATCATTCCTAATATCGTAAAATATAGCCCAAACTGCAAGTTGCTTGTCGTTTCCAATCCAGTGGATATCTTGACCTATGTGGCTTGGAAGATAAGTGGCCTTCCCAAAAACCGTGTCATTGGAAGTGGTTGCAATCTGGATTCAGCCCGGTTCCGTTACCTAATGGGGGAAAGACTGGGAGTTCACCCATTAAGCTGTCACGGGTGGGTCCTTGGGGAGCATGGAGACTCCAGTGTGCCTGTATGGAGTGGAGTGAACGTTGCTGGTGTCTCTCTGAAGAATCTGCACCCTGACTTAGGCACTGATGCAGATAAGGAACAGTGGAAAGAG TGCAGATACACTTTGGGGGATCCAAAAGGAGCtgcagttttaaagttttctaatgtaCCACTTCACTGTCTAGACTATAGCAGGATTTTAGTTGGAGATTGTGCATATTGTCCTTATTATCTGATCTGTTActcaagtaatattaaaatggcCTAA